The Methanohalophilus portucalensis genome window below encodes:
- the surE gene encoding 5'/3'-nucleotidase SurE, whose amino-acid sequence MSKKILLTNDDGVYSAGIRAAYKSVDSLGDVTIAAPAFQQSGVGRSISIFEPLRMNRTKINGVEAHAIGGTPTDSVILGIFSVMKEKPDLILSGFNIGENISTDTATTSGTVGAALEGASYGIPAIAVSIQVIEQGLKFDDLRDYEHDFEVGIKVVNRIAKKVLEHGMPDNVDVLNVNLPHDVEEDTEIEITRLARKFFNMEVEERHDPRGRPYYWLAGDLMPQGEEGTDVHAVIQKGHISITPLSLDSTSRVDNSEIEKLL is encoded by the coding sequence ATGTCGAAAAAAATTCTGCTTACCAACGATGATGGTGTTTATTCAGCTGGTATACGTGCTGCTTACAAAAGTGTGGATTCACTGGGTGATGTGACGATTGCTGCACCGGCTTTCCAGCAAAGTGGTGTAGGGCGGTCAATTTCTATTTTTGAGCCTTTGAGGATGAACCGTACAAAGATAAATGGTGTGGAGGCTCATGCAATAGGCGGCACTCCTACGGATTCTGTGATACTGGGGATATTTTCGGTTATGAAGGAAAAACCCGACCTGATTTTATCGGGCTTCAATATCGGAGAAAATATCAGTACTGATACCGCCACTACCTCAGGAACTGTGGGTGCAGCTCTGGAAGGTGCAAGTTATGGTATCCCGGCAATTGCGGTTTCCATTCAGGTCATTGAACAGGGACTTAAATTCGATGATTTACGGGACTATGAACATGATTTTGAGGTTGGTATCAAAGTAGTAAACCGGATCGCCAAAAAAGTTCTGGAACATGGAATGCCTGACAATGTGGATGTTTTGAATGTGAACCTGCCGCATGATGTGGAAGAAGATACCGAGATTGAGATCACCCGTCTTGCAAGGAAGTTTTTCAATATGGAAGTGGAGGAGCGTCATGATCCCAGGGGCAGGCCATATTACTGGCTGGCAGGTGACCTTATGCCACAGGGTGAAGAAGGTACCGATGTACATGCAGTTATCCAGAAGGGGCACATATCTATAACACCTCTGAGTCTGGATTCAACTTCCCGGGTGGACAACTCGGAAATAGAAAAATTACTTTGA
- a CDS encoding coiled-coil domain-containing protein, whose protein sequence is MDFLKKLFGKGKDEPEELHLEFENLHEWSKTRYKREVNAAKPLISDLYSAIDNKLDQLRVDKNSFLDATPIESADKKMGKIGDSNRDVIVDNLEILDEKINVPHDNSIEGAHAFYIESLSHMDSFLDNTRKSMLYAKSLYPAEYNKINGDLANLNHALNDLFSTIENPRNKLEMISNIFEDIEDIHNLESEIMDCRDNIGELENKYTSLDENLQDAKSDLEELINGSEYPRAEAINSEIDDVRQQVMDVEADIKRMFTPLSKALSRMKKQDENGIHTLSPQVRNILGIVMKDPVSALDYDLDPLYDELILRLQSDSLGLKDKKKDKTLEQVHLIKTSSSLKSLCEDKKKYDNRLEQLIDQLDRMDVYHQKTSMEKHISKKQEALVSTQDKLDDETKRLKSLEEQLENTKSKLSSDVNAAFEENIEINFR, encoded by the coding sequence ATGGATTTCCTCAAGAAACTATTTGGTAAGGGCAAGGATGAGCCTGAAGAATTACATCTGGAATTTGAAAATCTCCATGAATGGAGTAAAACCAGATATAAAAGGGAGGTTAACGCTGCAAAACCCCTTATAAGCGATCTTTATTCCGCAATTGACAATAAACTTGACCAGCTCAGGGTCGACAAAAATTCCTTTCTGGATGCCACACCGATTGAATCAGCTGATAAGAAAATGGGTAAGATCGGAGATTCAAACCGGGATGTTATTGTTGATAACCTGGAAATACTTGATGAGAAAATCAATGTCCCGCATGACAATTCCATAGAGGGGGCTCATGCCTTCTATATTGAATCGCTTTCCCATATGGATAGTTTTCTGGACAATACCCGAAAAAGCATGCTTTATGCAAAAAGTCTCTATCCAGCTGAATATAACAAAATAAACGGCGACCTTGCAAACCTGAACCATGCTTTAAATGATTTATTTTCGACAATTGAAAATCCCCGGAATAAGCTGGAAATGATCAGCAATATATTTGAAGACATTGAAGATATCCATAATCTGGAATCTGAAATAATGGATTGTCGGGATAATATAGGGGAATTGGAGAATAAGTATACCTCCCTGGATGAAAATCTGCAGGATGCAAAATCAGATCTTGAAGAGTTGATTAATGGTTCTGAATACCCACGCGCAGAAGCAATTAACAGTGAAATTGACGATGTCAGGCAACAGGTCATGGATGTAGAAGCTGATATCAAAAGAATGTTCACCCCATTGTCCAAGGCATTATCCAGAATGAAAAAACAGGATGAAAACGGAATTCATACCCTATCGCCACAAGTGCGTAATATACTTGGTATTGTCATGAAAGATCCTGTCTCTGCACTGGATTACGATCTGGATCCTTTATATGATGAATTAATTCTGAGACTTCAAAGCGATTCACTTGGCCTGAAAGATAAGAAGAAAGATAAAACCCTTGAACAGGTGCATTTAATAAAAACCTCTTCTTCTCTTAAATCCTTGTGTGAGGATAAAAAGAAATACGATAACAGGCTCGAGCAGTTAATAGACCAATTGGACCGGATGGATGTGTATCATCAGAAAACCTCCATGGAAAAACACATTTCAAAAAAGCAAGAGGCTTTGGTTTCTACACAGGATAAACTGGATGATGAAACAAAACGCCTGAAATCCCTGGAAGAGCAGCTGGAAAATACAAAATCGAAATTGAGCTCAGATGTGAATGCTGCATTTGAGGAGAATATCGAGATAAATTTCAGGTAA
- the moaA gene encoding GTP 3',8-cyclase MoaA, which produces MTPEKHLTDTYGRTIKSLRISITDRCNLNCIYCHNEGNMKVADEMSARKISDIIKAASLYGVDRVKFSGGEPLVRRDFEDILKSLPPLKDVSATTNGILLEERARSLKEAGLDRINVSLDSIDDKKYSLITAANPGDVYKVLRGIEKAIEVGLTPVKLNMVMLKGINEDKIDQMLEFVRKHKGNIILQLIQLMDFQDVLKYQVDVQEIEKKLEERADEIHVRKMHRRKKYIIDGAEVEVVRPIDNTEFCANCNRLRVTADGKLKPCLLVNDNLVDTKGANSEDIPRLLEEVVKKRVPFFKENIKEY; this is translated from the coding sequence ATGACTCCTGAAAAACATCTCACAGATACCTACGGACGCACTATAAAAAGCCTCAGGATATCGATTACTGATAGGTGTAATCTCAATTGTATTTATTGCCACAATGAAGGGAATATGAAAGTGGCAGATGAAATGTCAGCCCGGAAAATATCTGATATCATCAAGGCAGCCAGCCTGTATGGAGTAGACAGGGTGAAATTCTCTGGCGGAGAACCGCTTGTCCGCAGGGATTTCGAGGATATACTGAAAAGCCTGCCTCCTTTGAAGGATGTATCTGCAACTACCAACGGGATACTGCTGGAAGAGAGAGCCCGGAGCCTCAAGGAAGCAGGATTGGACCGGATAAATGTAAGTTTGGATAGTATTGATGACAAAAAATACAGCTTAATTACTGCAGCAAATCCGGGTGATGTATACAAAGTACTCAGAGGGATTGAAAAAGCAATCGAAGTTGGCCTTACTCCTGTAAAACTGAACATGGTAATGCTCAAAGGGATCAATGAAGACAAAATCGACCAGATGCTTGAATTTGTCCGTAAACACAAAGGCAACATTATACTACAGCTCATACAACTAATGGATTTCCAGGATGTTTTAAAATACCAGGTTGACGTGCAAGAAATTGAAAAAAAACTTGAAGAAAGGGCCGATGAAATCCATGTACGTAAAATGCACCGCCGCAAAAAGTACATCATCGACGGTGCTGAAGTTGAAGTAGTAAGACCCATCGACAATACTGAATTCTGTGCCAATTGCAACCGTCTGCGTGTGACAGCCGACGGGAAACTCAAACCATGCCTGTTGGTTAATGATAATCTTGTGGATACAAAAGGCGCAAATTCAGAAGATATTCCACGGTTGCTGGAGGAAGTTGTGAAAAAAAGGGTGCCTTTTTTCAAGGAAAATATCAAGGAGTACTAA
- a CDS encoding cobyrinate a,c-diamide synthase — MKKSIVIAGTHSGVGKTTVSMGIMAALTRRGMNVQPYKVGPDYIDPTHHTAICGRSSRNLDTFMMGEEGVRQSFHCSYNDADIGVVEGVMGLFDGMNSSDLASSAHVAKSLGAPVILVVNVHGMSRSAAALIKGYSEFDSDVRIDGVVLNRVGSPRHAQMIRDALGDVPVVGALPRNQDLTVPSRHLGLHMADERDYDLEKLGNFIEENIDLDGVLSLANEPLPAAPEECIPDKEADVTIGVAMDSAFCFYYQDMLDSFRRCGAEIKFFSPLEGDIPDVDGMYFGGGYPELHIAELEKSRTTHKLKDLSADGMPIYGECGGLQYLCTSYEIEDRLYKLADLFPAETVMTKKLQALGYTKGHADSPIFRGEVRGHEFHYSVTDCASDSRLAYTMERGKGIVDGMDGIYEHNSVASYMHAHPGSFPVDDFVNSCRKYKQR; from the coding sequence ATGAAAAAATCAATAGTTATTGCAGGCACACACAGTGGAGTCGGTAAAACAACCGTTTCCATGGGTATCATGGCTGCCCTGACCCGTAGGGGAATGAACGTCCAGCCCTATAAGGTGGGTCCGGATTACATCGATCCCACCCATCATACGGCAATCTGTGGGAGGTCTTCAAGGAACCTTGATACGTTCATGATGGGTGAAGAAGGTGTCAGGCAGAGTTTTCATTGCAGTTATAATGATGCGGATATAGGGGTCGTTGAGGGTGTCATGGGTCTTTTTGATGGAATGAATTCCTCAGACCTTGCAAGTTCGGCTCACGTGGCCAAATCCCTGGGTGCTCCTGTGATCCTTGTAGTTAATGTGCACGGCATGTCCAGAAGTGCTGCGGCCCTCATCAAAGGCTACTCTGAATTTGACAGTGATGTACGTATCGATGGTGTGGTCCTCAACCGCGTGGGAAGTCCCAGACATGCTCAAATGATCAGGGATGCCTTGGGGGATGTGCCGGTAGTTGGTGCCCTTCCCCGTAACCAGGACCTGACCGTCCCTTCCCGTCATCTTGGTTTGCACATGGCTGATGAACGGGATTATGATCTGGAAAAATTGGGTAACTTCATTGAAGAGAACATTGATCTGGATGGTGTGCTATCCCTGGCAAACGAACCTCTCCCGGCTGCACCTGAGGAATGCATACCCGACAAGGAGGCCGATGTGACAATAGGCGTTGCAATGGACAGTGCTTTTTGTTTCTACTATCAGGACATGCTGGACTCTTTCCGCCGTTGCGGGGCTGAAATCAAATTCTTCAGTCCGCTTGAAGGTGATATTCCTGATGTGGACGGCATGTACTTCGGAGGCGGTTATCCTGAGCTCCACATAGCAGAACTTGAAAAGTCACGGACAACTCACAAACTAAAGGACCTTTCAGCAGACGGAATGCCAATATACGGTGAATGTGGTGGACTGCAATATCTCTGTACTTCCTACGAGATTGAGGATAGGCTTTATAAATTGGCTGACCTTTTCCCTGCCGAGACTGTCATGACCAAAAAATTGCAGGCACTGGGCTACACTAAAGGACATGCCGATTCCCCTATATTCAGGGGAGAAGTACGAGGTCATGAATTCCATTACTCTGTAACAGATTGTGCGTCTGACAGCCGTCTGGCTTACACTATGGAGCGGGGCAAAGGAATTGTTGATGGTATGGATGGTATCTATGAACACAATTCTGTGGCAAGTTACATGCATGCCCACCCTGGTTCCTTCCCTGTAGATGATTTTGTGAACAGCTGTCGCAAGTACAAACAACGCTGA
- the larE gene encoding ATP-dependent sacrificial sulfur transferase LarE — MTANKLRELEEIIKDTGPMAILFSGGVDSSLLAVVARKVQGKNCICILLDSPLIPRSAVYSARKIADENSLELHVLNFNPLEYQDILNNSKDRCYHCKKKIIQTAKEYASTLGFTIIADGTNVSDTHTLRPGLAACREEGIFHPFVSAGISKADIRQIARQEKYDFWDLPSSACLASRIPYGEMLDAGKLGKAEQGEDILHRMGFLQCRMRLHEGGTLARIEVHPEQIPMAVLKMDDLISHLKATGITHVCLDLEGYRSGSMDEI, encoded by the coding sequence ATGACTGCTAATAAGTTAAGGGAACTGGAAGAGATCATAAAAGACACCGGACCCATGGCAATTCTTTTTTCCGGCGGTGTGGACAGCAGTCTGCTTGCAGTTGTGGCCAGGAAAGTGCAGGGAAAAAATTGCATCTGCATTCTTCTGGATTCACCCCTTATCCCCAGAAGCGCAGTTTACAGTGCCCGGAAAATTGCAGATGAAAATAGTTTAGAACTTCACGTACTGAATTTTAATCCCCTGGAATACCAGGACATACTTAATAATTCAAAGGATAGATGTTATCATTGCAAAAAAAAGATCATACAGACTGCAAAAGAATATGCATCTACCCTTGGGTTTACAATTATTGCCGATGGAACCAATGTATCGGATACACATACATTACGACCCGGGCTTGCTGCTTGCAGGGAAGAAGGGATATTTCATCCATTCGTTTCTGCAGGCATCAGCAAAGCGGATATCAGACAAATTGCCAGACAGGAAAAATATGATTTCTGGGACCTGCCTTCGTCTGCCTGTCTGGCCTCACGTATACCCTACGGCGAAATGCTGGACGCCGGAAAACTCGGAAAAGCTGAACAGGGAGAAGATATTCTGCACAGGATGGGATTTTTACAATGCAGGATGAGGTTGCATGAAGGGGGAACCCTTGCCCGTATAGAAGTCCACCCTGAACAAATCCCGATGGCTGTCCTGAAAATGGATGATCTAATCAGCCACCTGAAAGCTACAGGTATCACCCATGTCTGCCTGGATCTCGAAGGTTACAGAAGCGGCAGCATGGATGAGATTTGA
- a CDS encoding HesA/MoeB/ThiF family protein — protein MLDDIERKLYSRQIMMFGEEGQEKLKNATVLVAGCGGLGSPIIHYLAVAGIGHIRFVDKDTVEMSNLNRQILHWHRDIGKGKSQSAEEKLAELNPNIELEAFNTEISAENIDELIQGADIIVDALDNYETRMLLNRAAIRQSVPLVHGAVHGFHGQLTTVIPGKTPCIECLIPEKPPKEVFPIIGCTAGVVGTIQANEVIKYLLDEEGLHTGHIVIWDGKNGTLEKMRICRRPDCPECGHL, from the coding sequence ATGCTTGATGATATTGAAAGGAAACTCTATAGCCGCCAGATAATGATGTTCGGTGAAGAGGGCCAGGAGAAACTTAAAAACGCAACCGTACTGGTAGCCGGCTGCGGCGGCCTGGGTTCACCAATTATACATTACCTTGCTGTTGCCGGTATAGGCCACATCCGGTTTGTCGATAAAGATACTGTTGAAATGAGCAATCTCAACAGACAAATACTGCACTGGCACCGGGATATCGGAAAAGGCAAGAGCCAGTCTGCTGAAGAAAAACTTGCAGAACTCAATCCCAACATCGAACTGGAAGCCTTCAACACAGAGATCAGTGCTGAAAACATAGATGAATTGATACAGGGAGCAGACATAATCGTAGATGCGCTGGATAACTATGAAACACGAATGTTGCTCAACAGGGCCGCAATCCGCCAATCCGTACCCCTGGTCCACGGTGCAGTTCACGGGTTCCACGGCCAGCTCACCACAGTCATCCCGGGCAAAACACCCTGCATCGAATGTCTGATTCCTGAAAAACCCCCAAAAGAAGTATTTCCAATCATCGGTTGCACCGCAGGTGTCGTAGGAACCATACAGGCCAATGAGGTCATAAAGTACCTGCTTGATGAGGAGGGATTGCATACCGGACACATTGTTATATGGGACGGTAAAAACGGGACACTGGAGAAAATGAGAATCTGTCGCAGGCCAGATTGTCCTGAATGCGGCCATCTTTAA
- a CDS encoding transcriptional regulator produces the protein MKRENMKIETPCQVVVWDVLPAIRAALAKELVDNGVTQQEVARLFGMAPSAVSQYLTKKRGYRIEFDDEIKISIASLAVDIQNGTVDDLSQRFCDICRQLRADDACPADQE, from the coding sequence ATGAAGCGTGAGAATATGAAAATTGAAACCCCGTGTCAGGTTGTGGTATGGGATGTCCTGCCTGCTATCAGGGCTGCCCTTGCAAAAGAATTGGTGGATAACGGTGTAACCCAACAGGAAGTGGCCAGGCTTTTTGGGATGGCTCCTTCTGCGGTTTCCCAGTATCTCACTAAAAAAAGAGGTTACAGGATCGAATTTGATGACGAAATAAAAATTTCAATTGCCAGTCTCGCGGTAGATATCCAGAATGGTACGGTTGACGATCTCTCTCAGAGGTTCTGTGACATTTGCCGCCAGCTCAGGGCGGATGATGCCTGTCCTGCCGATCAGGAATGA
- a CDS encoding O-acetylhomoserine aminocarboxypropyltransferase/cysteine synthase family protein → MSKSNNYNPETLSIHAGQQPDPTTGSRAVPIYQTTAYVFDDTEHAANLFALKEFGNIYTRLMNPTTDVFEKRMAAIEGGTGSLAVSSGMSAISLALLTITRLDDEIVAADNLYGGTYQLFNHTFPKLGRSTKFVDSTNPEAFRQVINEKTRAVYIESIGNPKLDVPDFEAIAAIAHEAGIPLIVDNTVGVGLVKPIEHGADIVVLSATKYVCGHGTSLGGVIIDSGNFDWGSGNFPEFTEPDPSYHGLVYWDAFKDVPEMGNIAFVMKARVQWLRDLGAAVSPFNSFLFLQGLETLFLRVKKHSENAFEIARFLKDHPKVSWVNYPGFEDHISHHKAQKYLVGGFGPIVGFGINGGLEAGKQFIENLELFSHLANIGDAKSLVVHPASTTHQQLTPEEQASTSVTPDYIRLSIGIEDAKDLIADLDQALNGVDV, encoded by the coding sequence ATGAGCAAATCAAATAATTATAATCCGGAAACTCTTTCCATACATGCAGGACAGCAACCGGATCCCACTACAGGTTCAAGGGCTGTTCCGATCTACCAGACTACGGCCTATGTCTTTGATGATACAGAACATGCGGCAAATCTTTTTGCCCTGAAGGAATTTGGCAATATTTACACTCGCCTGATGAATCCTACCACCGATGTCTTTGAAAAAAGGATGGCTGCGATCGAAGGTGGTACTGGTTCCCTGGCTGTTTCCTCCGGTATGTCTGCCATTTCTCTTGCCCTGCTTACAATTACCCGTCTGGATGATGAGATTGTGGCCGCCGATAACCTCTATGGTGGGACATACCAGTTATTCAATCATACCTTCCCCAAACTGGGACGGAGTACAAAATTTGTAGATTCCACTAACCCGGAAGCCTTCAGGCAGGTCATCAATGAGAAGACTCGGGCTGTGTATATCGAGTCCATAGGAAATCCCAAGCTTGATGTACCGGATTTTGAAGCAATTGCGGCCATAGCCCATGAGGCAGGTATACCGCTGATAGTGGACAATACTGTGGGTGTTGGACTTGTGAAACCCATTGAACACGGTGCTGATATTGTTGTTCTTTCCGCTACCAAGTATGTCTGTGGCCACGGTACTTCCCTTGGAGGCGTAATTATCGATTCCGGTAATTTTGACTGGGGCAGCGGTAATTTCCCTGAGTTCACAGAACCCGACCCTAGCTACCACGGTCTTGTGTACTGGGATGCATTCAAGGACGTTCCTGAGATGGGTAACATCGCTTTTGTCATGAAGGCCAGGGTCCAGTGGCTAAGGGATCTGGGAGCAGCAGTAAGTCCTTTTAATTCGTTCCTTTTCCTGCAAGGACTGGAGACTCTTTTCTTGCGTGTGAAAAAGCATTCTGAAAATGCATTTGAGATCGCCCGTTTCCTAAAAGATCACCCAAAAGTTTCATGGGTTAATTATCCGGGATTTGAAGACCATATAAGTCACCACAAGGCTCAAAAGTATCTTGTTGGAGGATTTGGCCCAATAGTGGGATTCGGTATCAATGGAGGGCTTGAAGCCGGTAAACAATTCATTGAAAATCTTGAGCTGTTTTCCCATCTTGCCAATATCGGGGATGCAAAGAGCCTTGTTGTCCACCCCGCTTCCACCACCCATCAGCAGCTTACCCCTGAAGAACAGGCAAGTACCAGTGTTACGCCTGATTATATCCGCTTGTCCATTGGTATCGAGGATGCAAAAGATCTGATCGCAGACCTTGACCAGGCGTTGAACGGGGTGGATGTATGA
- the metX gene encoding homoserine O-acetyltransferase MetX has translation MTERSVGYVETKHHHLKEPFRLVSGDELAEVSIAYETYGKLNSDKSNVILICHALTGDAHAAGWHEEDKKPGWWDVVIGPGKAFDTNKYFVICSNVLGGCKGTTGPASTNPQSGLPYGLSFPRVTIEDMVNLQHTLLNNLGISSLYAIAGGSMGGMQVLQWAVSYPGFMKRAIVLASTAISSPQQIAFNEVARQAIIRDPYWNDGDYYGGQLPKQGLSLARMIGHITYLSDDSMHDKFGRDIRENEMFQVESYLHHQGDTFTSRFDPNSYLYLTGAVDNFDLSNGFSLAKSFSNIESEFMVISVSSDWLYPSYQSEEIVQALGSNDINVQYRKLISHFGHDAFLLEKGQLNYLLSTFLGHLTVGDVMSEDVSTLREGCTLEEAAQLMILKNATHIPILDASGRITGIVTSWDITGAVANKISSIEKILSRDILTSHPDENLSSAALIMEDHAISALPVVDERGCLVGILSSDTISAMVGRGAK, from the coding sequence ATGACCGAGAGGTCCGTAGGTTATGTGGAAACAAAACATCATCATCTAAAAGAACCCTTCAGGCTTGTGAGTGGTGATGAACTTGCAGAGGTTTCCATAGCTTATGAGACCTATGGCAAACTGAATTCTGACAAATCCAATGTAATTCTTATATGTCATGCGCTAACCGGCGATGCTCATGCTGCTGGCTGGCATGAAGAGGATAAAAAACCAGGTTGGTGGGATGTTGTAATCGGGCCCGGGAAAGCTTTTGATACCAATAAGTATTTTGTAATATGCTCTAACGTCCTGGGGGGTTGTAAGGGAACCACAGGCCCGGCCTCAACCAATCCCCAATCCGGTTTGCCGTATGGCCTGTCTTTTCCCCGTGTAACAATTGAAGACATGGTAAACCTGCAACACACATTACTCAATAATCTGGGTATTTCCAGCCTATATGCAATAGCAGGGGGTTCCATGGGAGGCATGCAGGTTCTGCAATGGGCGGTATCCTATCCCGGTTTCATGAAAAGGGCCATTGTGCTTGCATCTACAGCAATTTCCTCTCCCCAGCAGATTGCTTTCAATGAGGTTGCAAGACAGGCAATAATCCGGGACCCTTATTGGAATGATGGGGATTATTATGGTGGGCAGTTGCCCAAACAGGGTCTTTCCCTTGCACGCATGATCGGACACATCACATACCTGAGTGATGATTCCATGCATGATAAGTTTGGCAGGGATATCCGGGAAAACGAAATGTTCCAGGTGGAGAGTTATCTGCACCATCAGGGTGATACTTTTACCAGCCGTTTTGACCCGAATTCCTATCTTTATCTTACCGGAGCAGTTGACAATTTTGACTTAAGTAATGGTTTTTCCCTTGCAAAAAGTTTCAGCAATATAGAATCAGAATTTATGGTTATTTCTGTCTCTTCGGATTGGCTTTATCCTTCCTACCAGTCCGAGGAAATAGTCCAGGCACTTGGTTCCAATGATATAAATGTGCAGTATCGTAAACTTATTTCACATTTTGGTCATGATGCCTTTTTGCTGGAAAAAGGGCAATTAAATTATCTTCTATCCACTTTCCTGGGCCATCTTACTGTGGGAGATGTCATGTCGGAGGACGTGTCGACTCTCCGTGAAGGGTGCACGCTGGAAGAGGCGGCGCAATTAATGATTTTGAAAAATGCAACACATATTCCGATTCTGGATGCAAGCGGCCGTATTACTGGTATAGTGACTTCCTGGGATATCACAGGGGCTGTTGCCAACAAGATAAGTTCCATCGAAAAAATACTGTCACGGGATATTTTAACATCCCATCCCGATGAAAACCTTTCCAGTGCAGCTCTTATTATGGAAGATCATGCAATCTCGGCCCTTCCTGTGGTTGATGAGAGAGGTTGTCTTGTAGGGATCCTTTCCAGTGATACTATCAGTGCAATGGTGGGAAGGGGTGCAAAGTGA
- the priL gene encoding DNA primase regulatory subunit PriL: protein MERAELALYPFTSAASQYVGELDFDLDRLINSRAFQSARLRGEERLIQSLTSGISKPSLTNTDEGRVLTELLSYPYARILVSCLNDPYLNRKYSHAEAEAAYSLLLEREDFFLREIGEEFGIHAKQHERGFHLHFADFLKYSTTLKAIEWKLINQRMVHGNVFVERKDFARLLQEAIKKSIHDSLPLKVPEKTCTDCSGALSRLKELLQQKKGDIESGQTGEVDSKLFPPCINYAINNVRTGVNLAHSMRFAMTSFLTGIGMTVDDIINMFNVSPDFDEEKTRYQIEHIAGSSGTKYTPPSCSTMKTYGNCHGADELCKRINHPLNYYRRKMWYKNKFKKPANTKEKNKEKKGTE, encoded by the coding sequence ATGGAAAGGGCAGAACTTGCACTGTACCCCTTTACATCCGCCGCTTCGCAATATGTCGGAGAACTGGATTTTGATCTGGACCGCCTTATAAATTCAAGGGCGTTCCAATCAGCCAGACTCAGGGGTGAGGAAAGATTAATCCAGTCTCTGACCTCGGGCATCAGCAAACCCTCCCTTACAAATACAGATGAGGGACGGGTACTTACAGAACTTCTTTCCTACCCTTATGCAAGAATACTCGTATCCTGCCTGAACGATCCCTACCTTAACCGTAAATATTCTCATGCTGAAGCCGAAGCTGCATATTCCCTGCTGTTAGAGAGAGAAGATTTTTTTCTCAGGGAAATAGGAGAAGAATTCGGAATCCATGCCAAGCAGCACGAAAGAGGCTTCCATTTACATTTTGCGGATTTCTTGAAATATTCCACAACCCTCAAAGCAATTGAGTGGAAGCTGATAAACCAGAGAATGGTACATGGCAACGTTTTTGTTGAAAGAAAAGATTTTGCCCGATTGTTGCAGGAAGCAATTAAAAAAAGTATTCATGACAGCCTACCCCTCAAAGTTCCCGAAAAGACCTGCACCGATTGTTCAGGTGCACTGTCAAGATTGAAGGAACTACTCCAGCAAAAGAAAGGGGATATTGAAAGTGGACAGACAGGAGAAGTAGACAGTAAACTGTTCCCCCCATGCATCAATTATGCCATTAATAATGTTCGCACAGGGGTAAACCTTGCTCATTCAATGCGTTTTGCAATGACTTCCTTTTTGACAGGTATCGGCATGACAGTGGATGACATAATCAACATGTTCAATGTGTCCCCGGATTTTGATGAAGAAAAAACACGATACCAGATTGAACATATTGCCGGTTCCTCAGGTACGAAATATACTCCTCCCTCATGCAGTACCATGAAGACTTACGGCAATTGCCATGGAGCCGATGAGCTTTGCAAAAGAATCAATCACCCCCTGAACTATTATCGCAGGAAAATGTGGTATAAAAATAAATTTAAAAAGCCTGCCAATACAAAAGAAAAGAACAAAGAAAAGAAAGGGACAGAGTAA